A single genomic interval of Microbacterium sp. BLY harbors:
- a CDS encoding HU family DNA-binding protein has translation MADKSITKTELVASIASATGQSQATVSGVLDSLFATVSDAVAKGSKVSIPGWISFEQVDTAARTGRNPQTGAEIKIPAGKRVKVTAGSKLKAAVK, from the coding sequence ATGGCTGACAAGTCCATCACCAAGACCGAGCTCGTCGCGAGCATCGCTTCCGCCACCGGCCAGAGCCAGGCCACCGTCTCCGGTGTCCTCGACTCGCTGTTCGCCACGGTCTCTGACGCCGTCGCCAAGGGCAGCAAGGTCTCCATCCCGGGCTGGATCTCGTTCGAGCAGGTCGACACGGCCGCCCGCACGGGCCGCAACCCGCAGACCGGCGCCGAGATCAAGATCCCGGCCGGCAAGCGCGTCAAGGTGACCGCCGGTTCCAAGCTCAAGGCTGCCGTCAAGTAA
- the rpsN gene encoding 30S ribosomal protein S14: MAKKSKIARNEQRKVIVERYAERRAELKKTLVDPNATDEAREAARVGLQKLPRNASPARVRSRDVIDGRPRGVLTKFGISRVRFRDMAHRGELPGVTKSSW; the protein is encoded by the coding sequence ATGGCTAAGAAGAGCAAGATCGCGCGCAACGAGCAGCGCAAGGTCATCGTCGAGCGCTACGCCGAGCGTCGTGCCGAGCTGAAGAAGACCCTGGTCGACCCGAACGCCACCGACGAGGCCCGCGAGGCCGCCCGCGTCGGCCTGCAGAAGCTGCCGCGCAACGCGTCGCCGGCGCGCGTGCGTTCGCGCGACGTCATCGACGGCCGCCCCCGTGGCGTCCTCACGAAGTTCGGCATCTCGCGTGTCCGCTTCCGTGACATGGCGCACCGTGGCGAGCTGCCCGGCGTGACCAAGTCGAGCTGGTAA
- the rpmG gene encoding 50S ribosomal protein L33, whose protein sequence is MAKKAQDVRPIIKLRSTAGTGYTYVTKKNRRNTPDRLVLKKYDPVIRQHVEFREER, encoded by the coding sequence ATGGCCAAGAAGGCTCAGGACGTCCGTCCGATCATCAAGCTGCGTTCGACGGCGGGTACGGGTTACACGTACGTGACCAAGAAGAACCGCCGCAACACCCCCGACCGCCTCGTGCTCAAGAAGTACGACCCGGTCATCCGTCAGCACGTCGAATTCCGAGAGGAGCGTTGA
- the rpmB gene encoding 50S ribosomal protein L28 encodes MAAVCQVTGAVPGFGHNVSHSHRRTKRRFDPNVQKKTYFVPSLGRKITLNVSAKGIKVIDVRGIENVVKDLQAKGVKL; translated from the coding sequence ATGGCAGCAGTGTGCCAGGTGACCGGAGCTGTTCCCGGCTTCGGTCACAACGTCTCGCACTCGCACCGCCGGACGAAGCGTCGCTTCGACCCGAACGTGCAGAAGAAGACCTATTTCGTGCCCTCGCTCGGTCGTAAGATCACGCTCAACGTGTCCGCCAAGGGCATCAAGGTGATCGACGTGCGCGGCATCGAGAACGTCGTCAAGGACCTCCAGGCGAAGGGTGTGAAGCTCTAA
- a CDS encoding DNA-3-methyladenine glycosylase: protein MTDPGALRRATRDDVQRSAVEVAPTLLGAELRTVVLEDGVPVEVRVRITEVEAYHGQGTGTVADPGSHARMGRTARNATMWGEPGHLYVYLSHGIHSCVNVACGPEGQGDGVLLRAGEVVSGVEAAARRRRAVLPLGRTALRDLARGPGRLGQAAGLRHPLHDGLDAITGEEQHDARAQLWLGPPVVDVAQGPRVGVAGVAGTDAFPWRFWIPGDPTVSAFRWGRGAADASSRANGGVSG, encoded by the coding sequence ATGACGGATCCGGGCGCCCTGCGGCGCGCGACCCGCGACGACGTGCAGCGCTCGGCCGTGGAGGTCGCGCCCACTTTGTTGGGTGCCGAGCTGCGGACGGTGGTCCTCGAGGACGGCGTCCCGGTCGAGGTCCGCGTGCGGATCACCGAGGTGGAGGCGTATCACGGCCAGGGCACGGGAACCGTCGCGGACCCGGGGTCGCACGCGCGCATGGGCCGGACGGCGCGGAACGCGACCATGTGGGGCGAGCCCGGGCATCTGTACGTGTACCTGAGTCACGGCATCCATTCCTGCGTCAACGTGGCCTGCGGCCCGGAAGGACAGGGCGACGGCGTCCTGCTGCGGGCCGGAGAGGTGGTGTCGGGGGTGGAGGCGGCGGCGCGGAGACGGCGCGCTGTCCTGCCGTTGGGTCGTACGGCGCTCCGCGACCTCGCGCGTGGCCCGGGGCGGCTGGGGCAGGCCGCGGGGCTGCGGCATCCGCTGCACGACGGTCTCGACGCGATCACGGGGGAGGAGCAGCACGACGCCCGCGCCCAGCTGTGGCTCGGCCCGCCCGTGGTCGACGTGGCGCAGGGCCCACGGGTCGGTGTGGCGGGCGTCGCCGGCACGGACGCGTTCCCCTGGCGCTTCTGGATCCCCGGGGACCCCACGGTGTCCGCCTTCCGGTGGGGGCGGGGTGCTGCCGACGCTTCGAGTCGCGCGAATGGCGGCGTCTCGGGCTGA
- a CDS encoding Ig-like domain-containing protein, translating into MSTDDERPEPPAVPRTRAELRAAREAEERAAEEQTAAERAAAEQAEAEQVAAERAAVERMAAEVAAEQAAVDREAAAEREAAEREAAEREAAEREAAEREAAKSAARIPAIPQAPEPVFAPAGPASPPSTDSDGGGASEPGWTPTTDVPADDEATRPAPWSRRRFLVTIGAVIGVLVLVGTGLGIVSLLQGPRITDVQVDAEQAIESSGSRVILTTNQPLSAIDPEQVTVEPSVPFTVDAAGRGVGVRFTVPLDDDTKYTITVDGVTGAGGGPAADLTTSFRTPASSIFLLRRDPDGDDIIFRTDLSGENAQPVFSHPRINDFRATSSQLVASVEEDDGSRLLVMDRDGTDERELELPGEGYVGAIQVSERGNLVGYSYSDRELSDTEGRASVLVTQSLSGDSKPRIIEVGDKEASVFVWQFVPDSAAVLFIDFDGALSLVDQSTDTGVQSLGLATTIQGISRGTYTAIVERLDGSVVELDLADGSEQPLAASEPDYGAATSITPFPGGTLRHVVARDEGGLPVGQAVIRVDDSGKATPLVEVSSSDSILQACASPSGQYAAVVIAPDMADNPYDGMLLPLPEKLETHLIDMRTGDEIVALTGFDASWCQTAPRF; encoded by the coding sequence ATGAGTACTGACGACGAGCGGCCCGAGCCGCCCGCCGTCCCGCGGACCCGCGCCGAGCTGCGCGCCGCCCGGGAGGCCGAGGAGCGCGCGGCCGAGGAGCAGACCGCGGCAGAGCGCGCGGCAGCCGAGCAGGCGGAGGCGGAGCAGGTCGCCGCGGAGCGTGCGGCTGTGGAACGGATGGCCGCCGAGGTCGCCGCCGAGCAGGCCGCGGTCGATCGCGAGGCCGCCGCGGAACGTGAGGCCGCGGAACGTGAGGCTGCCGAGCGCGAGGCCGCCGAACGTGAAGCCGCCGAGCGGGAGGCGGCCAAGTCGGCCGCGCGGATTCCCGCGATCCCCCAGGCCCCCGAGCCGGTGTTCGCCCCGGCAGGGCCGGCCTCTCCTCCCTCGACGGACAGCGACGGGGGAGGCGCGTCGGAGCCCGGCTGGACGCCCACCACCGACGTTCCCGCCGACGACGAGGCGACGCGGCCCGCCCCGTGGTCGCGCCGCCGCTTCCTCGTCACGATCGGTGCCGTCATCGGCGTACTCGTGCTCGTCGGCACGGGCCTCGGAATCGTCAGCCTCCTGCAGGGGCCCCGGATCACCGACGTGCAGGTCGACGCGGAGCAGGCCATCGAGTCGTCCGGCAGCCGCGTGATCCTCACGACGAATCAGCCGCTGTCGGCGATCGACCCGGAGCAGGTCACGGTCGAGCCCTCGGTGCCGTTCACAGTCGACGCCGCCGGGCGAGGTGTCGGCGTGCGCTTCACCGTGCCGCTCGACGACGACACGAAGTACACGATCACCGTCGACGGGGTGACCGGCGCGGGGGGTGGCCCCGCCGCCGACCTGACCACCTCGTTCCGCACTCCGGCGTCGTCCATCTTCCTCCTGCGGCGCGACCCGGACGGCGACGACATCATCTTCCGCACCGATCTGAGCGGGGAGAACGCGCAGCCGGTGTTCTCCCACCCCCGCATCAACGACTTCCGTGCCACGTCCTCGCAGCTCGTGGCCTCGGTGGAGGAGGACGACGGGTCGCGACTGCTGGTGATGGACCGCGACGGCACCGACGAGCGCGAGCTCGAACTCCCCGGCGAGGGCTACGTGGGGGCGATCCAGGTGTCCGAGCGCGGCAACCTCGTCGGCTACAGCTACTCCGACCGCGAGCTCAGCGACACCGAGGGCCGCGCGAGCGTGCTCGTCACCCAGTCGCTGAGCGGCGACAGCAAGCCCCGCATCATCGAGGTCGGCGACAAGGAGGCGAGCGTCTTCGTGTGGCAGTTCGTGCCCGACAGCGCGGCCGTCCTCTTCATCGACTTCGACGGCGCGCTCTCGCTCGTCGATCAGTCCACCGACACCGGCGTGCAGTCCCTCGGTCTGGCGACCACCATCCAGGGCATCTCCCGCGGCACCTACACCGCGATCGTGGAGCGGCTCGACGGGTCGGTGGTGGAGCTCGACCTCGCCGACGGGTCGGAGCAGCCGCTCGCCGCGTCCGAGCCCGACTACGGTGCCGCCACCTCCATCACCCCGTTCCCCGGGGGGACCCTCCGCCATGTCGTCGCGCGTGACGAGGGCGGCCTCCCGGTGGGGCAGGCCGTCATCCGCGTCGACGATTCCGGGAAGGCCACGCCGCTCGTGGAGGTGAGCTCGTCCGACTCGATCCTCCAGGCGTGCGCCTCGCCGAGCGGACAGTACGCCGCCGTCGTGATCGCCCCGGACATGGCCGACAACCCCTACGACGGCATGCTGCTGCCGCTGCCGGAGAAGCTGGAGACGCACCTGATCGACATGCGCACCGGCGACGAGATCGTGGCGCTGACCGGGTTCGACGCGTCCTGGTGCCAGACGGCACCGCGGTTCTGA